ACAATAAAGCAAATACTGATGAACTAAGCTTCATGATGAAGAGCAATAACTCTCATTACACTAACACTGAAAACTGTCCAGCCTGctctctgctctctgctctctcaCTGACCGCAATCTACCGTCATTTTGAACAGACACGACACTAAATCCACACGATTAATCAAGAGTCTGCCGGATTAGTTTTTTGAAATTCTCATTTCCGTGTTGTGGAGGGTCACTACGGCAACTCAGAAGGACCGTTTCTCAAAACGTGTTTCAACGTTTCTCAGACTCTTATTTTGTAATCAGAGCCAAAActccatgaaaaaaatatttttatttacgtTTACATAGTATTTAAACGTACTGTGTACAGTTTTGAAATAtctaaaattgtaatataatttatacaataaataactATATGAATAAAAAGTATCTCGTAAAATGAAAGTAAGAAGTTATATATAGACTGTTATTTTTCACAAAGGCGTCAGGGAGAGAATTAGGTTTTATTCTCGaaacttatattatttaatgtttatatactttattgttaatattattatgtttatattattaaccGTGGAATGGAAAGTAAAAGTGTGAGGTCATCAGTGGTTGTCATGGTAACATTTTTGTTGTAATGgcgtttatttttatttcgaCATTGTCTAAAACgcgttttatttgtaataatttatagaCAGAGAATTTATGGACAGAGAAAACCACAATCCATCGGAATAAGCATCGCAGTATGTCATGTATAAAAGAGCTGCCGACTGTAAAAGTGAAGTGTGTTTTAGTGATTTAGTGGCTCTGTTTGTCGAGGGAAATGGACTGCCGTGAACTGAACTCAACGGAGAAAACCAGAGCCTCAAAGCTTCTCAATGAAATAAACGAGATTTATCAAGATATTAGAGAAGAGTCAATACAACCAGGTGACCAGAGATGTACATTCCACAAAAGCAAAAACATgttattgcatttcttttttatataacacacacagacacacacacactcacatacagtacaagtcaaaagttttgaaacatttctatttttaatgtttttgaaagaagtctcttctgctcatcaagcctgcatttatttgatcaaaaatacagaaaaaaacagtaatattgtgaaatattattacaacttaaaataatagttttctatttgaatatacttaaaaaaaataaattatcactctgatgcaaagctgaattttcagcatcattactccagccttcagtgtcacatgtaacatccagtctatcacatgatcatgaaatattctaatattctgatttattatgagtgttggaaacagttctgctgtctaatatatttgatgaataaaaggttaaaaagaactgcatttattcaaaaaaaaaaaaaaaattctaataatatatattctaataatatattttcgttactatcactttttatcaatttaacacatccttgctgaataaaagtattgattttatttaaaaaaagaaagaaacaaaaattactgaccccaaattactgaccagtagtgtatattgctattacaaaatatttatattttaaaaacatagcttcttttttttttttttttagctttttattcatcaaagtatcctaaaaaagtatcacatgttctgaaaaaaaaattaagcagcagaactgtttccaactttgataatgaatcatcaattagaatgatttctaaaggatcatgtgataatgatcctaaaaattcagctttgcatcacagaaataaatgatgatttaaagtataataaatttaaaaacaataattttaaaatgtaataatatatcacaatattaatttttttttctgtatttttgatcaaataaatgcaggcttgatgagcagaagaaacttctttcaaaaacattaaaaatagtaatgtttccaaacttttgacctgtactgtatatatatatatatactttttttttttaatcagagacTACTGGTGGTTCGGTGGAGAACACAATGATTCTGCTTAAAGAGAAATCAGAAAGAGGAGATTCACAAGCCGCCTTCCTCCTGGGACAGTTACACTACGAGGAGGTGACTGATGCCTTAAAGTTTCTCTCAATTATTGTTTCAATATGCAAAGACAGAATCACGTAAGAATTTGCTTTGTGCATTACTGAGAAACAGTATATGGATGCGTAATAGTTACACATCTCAGGAATAATCTGGTGTCTGCAGGGCCGCTACGCAGAAGCAGAGATCATCTTTGATGGCATTAAAGATGAAGATCCTCGAGCTCTGTATCAGCTGGCTGTCTTATATTACGATGGCCTCGGAACCAAAGAAGACCTCGTGAGGACCATATTGCTATTATTATGATATCTCACACATGTATAGTTAATAGATCATTTTGACGTgacgtacagccaagtatggtgacccatactcagaattcgtgctctgcatttaactcatccaaagtgcacacacacacacagcagtgaacacacacacacatcgtgaacacacacacggagcagtgggcagccatttattgctgcggtgcccggggagcagttgggggttcggtgcctgcTCTCAAgagtacctcagtcgtggtattgccgtcccgagactcgaacccacaaccttagggttaggagtcaaactctctaaccactagaccacgacttccccatattAACCTTATtagtaagattaataaatgctgcagaatTAATGTTCAATGTTAACGTTAGAGTTACCAATATCTCATTGTAAAAGCagtactgatttttttcttctgaaacccTTTAACAGAGCAAGGCAATTGAGTACATGAGAAAGGTTGCATTCTGGGATTCGTCTGAAGTGGGCTGTATCAGATACGCAGCGCTGTATAACCTGGGCCGGTCGTATCTGGAGGGTTTCGGCGTCGAGGCATCCAGCGCTGAAGCAGAGCGGTGAGAAACGAGCACAGCAAAATATAATGTCAAGAGATCTGTGCATACAAATGTGAAGCACATCTGACGAACATTTCTGTGGCAGGCTTTGGCTCCTGGCAGCTGATGATGGAAACCCGAACGCTAGTGTGAAAGCGCAGTCGTCTCTGGGCATGTTTTACTGCAGACCGGAGACTCTGGACCTCAGAAAGGTCCTGATATCACTCACAACCATCATGCATCATCAGCCGAAGCACTGACCTGTAGAGCTGCTGGAATGAAGGAGAGAATTAGCATTGGGTTCCTTTGGGAAATTCTAATGGGTTTTCAGAATAGTGGTTTGTGATTTAGGAGTGAAATAAGTTCTGTGGTTGCAGTAGCATTACTGGAAGAGACTTTCGTGTCTTGTTCTAACAGCTGCTAACAAGCTTCTAGATAAACTAGAAACACACAAGGAGTTTTTTGCTTGTTGAATCTGAACCAAAATAGTCCTCGTATAGCAATTCTGAAACATTCTGAAAAGCACACAGCGGCTTCAGAGTTCACATTTGATGTATGGCTTTGTATAATTTatgttatggaaaaaaaaatgtgaatgtgaagTTAAGTAATGCTAACCACAGACCATATTCTACTCATACATCAAACAAAAACCCATAGCAAATTCCTGAGGGAACCCCTAGTGATCCAAGTTGGCCTATAAAATGACACTAACAAAtggtttataatacatttaaataatataataaattataataaattaagttaataaaacatatgaattataataaatataatatttagaataaaatgataataacctatttaaaattattttaccatatttaaaattaagtgaAGAAACTTTTTCGACCTACTTTTCTACTTAAAGCTAGTGTAAGAGGTCTGtctttttatagatagatagacagacagacagacagacagacagacagatagatagatagatagatagatagatagatagatagatagatagatagatagatagatagatagatagatagatcttgtGTTAAATGTCTGTGTCTTCAGTCAGTCTGGTCATGTGTTGATGTACCGCAGGCGTTCTCGTGGCACTCGGAGGCGTGTGGTAACGGCAGTCTGGAGTCTCAGGGCGCTCTGGGCGTCATGTATCTGTACGGTCACGGCGTGCAGAAGGACCCCGATGCTGCCCTGTTCTGCCTGAAGGAGGCGGCAGAGAGAGGAAACGTCTACGCTCAGGGTCACCTGACGGCCTGCTACTACCACAGGAAGCTCTACTCCAGAGCAGCCGCCCTGGGAGAGAGGTACAGCGCATCCTGCTGAAACCCTAAAGAACACCATTCTGTTTTCTGTGGTAAAAACAGGTTTGTTTTGACTCTCAGAGTGTGCGGATACGAGGACATCAGTGCCATAGCGCGGCACACGGACTGTCTGGAGGAGTACATCAGGAAGGGCATCGCTATAGCCATGTTTTACTACGCACGCTGCCTTCAGCTGGGCCGAGGCGTCCTGAAGAACAGAGACAGAGTGAAGAGCTACTTCACACAAGTACTGTTGACCACCTTATCATTATAATGCCAGTTCTGACGTTGGACGTGTAAAAAGCACTGCTACTGAGAAGCAATGTGGGAAAAGTTTGGGACTTGCAAAATAGAAGATGTGAGTGACATTTGGAGGTCCAGTGGTTGCTAAGTTTGATTTCTCGTTTTTCCTCCATCAGGCTGCCAGGATCGATCCAGAGATCTGTAAGGAACTCAAAATCAATCACTCACACTACATCATCGCTGAAATTGACGgatatacagttgtgctcataagtttgcATATCTCTTGCAGAATATGGAAAATTTCATTTCATAGAGggatagtttggaaaaaaaataatgacagaattcataaaaaatgaccccattcaaaagttttcataCCTTTGACATAtcagatgtttatatattctccacatgacaaaataatgacagaatttataaaaaatgaccccattcaaaagttttcataCCCTTGAATCATAATACTCtatgtcatttcctggatgatccctgactgtctttctgttttgtgatagttgttcatgagtcacttgttggtcctgagcagttcaactgcctgctgttcttcagaaaaatcctccagctccggGACATTCTTTGATTTACCACCATTTTCTGCAAATTTGAACCCTTTCCgacagtgactgtatgattttgagatcaaTCTTTTCACATGAGGACAAGTGGGGGACTCATACATAACTATTATATAAGGTGGAtagaaacatttactgatgctcaggaaggcaacacaatgcattaagagctggggggtgtaaactttttgaattgtatgatcagggtaaattgtacttattttgtcttctggtaAACATTTAAGTAATTATGTAGCTTCTTAAGTGCAgtaccaaatgaaaaaatatgatctttaaacaaacTAAGAAAAATTAACACATcatcattctgttcaaaagtttacccCACCACAgtgttgccttcttgagcatcagtaaatgtttccaccttttgtaatagctgtttatggatctcaaaatcatacagtcactgttgCAAAGGGTTCAAAAAGATGAGAagaaccaaagaatgtgcaggagctggaggaccAAGAGCATGCGCAGGAGAACGGCTCAGGACCAACAAAGGACTCTTGAACaactatcaaaaaatatataaacagtcaTGGATCATGCAGGAAATGACACAAAGTATTAagattcaagttttattttattttatttttttaatttttttataaattcagttattaattTGTCTTGTAGAGAATTTATAAACATCTGTTaagtgaaatagcttattcaagacagtattaaatgaaaaataacatgcaattttcatgatccctcttattttttcaattattaacattctgcaaggggtatgtaaacttaggACAGTGCCATATAAGAATGATGCAAAGAAAAATTTGGTTTTTTGGGATGCtgatgaattaaaattttaagtattACTTCAGTGCCATCTAAGAatgatgcaaagaaaaaaatttttgaaatctAGTTGAAAATGCAAGTGCCAACTTCTAAGAAATGCAAACTTTATATTCAAGagattttttttgagaaattttgctaacattttaaatatatgagagtaaaaaaaactttatttccaaaaaaaatataaattctctaaaattcaaatttcaaaaatccacatattaataaacaatattttttctctGTAAGTCATAACTACTGTATATGACTACTTTTTTggatttttgaaatatttacaggtATAATTACACATActaaatatttttgaagaatgtataaataaacaaatttagtcaGTGAAATTGTAAaacagtttcataaaaaaattataaaacttcaAGATATGAaatactttgttgttgttttttttgtctttgaaatatttacagatataatCATACAAACTAgctcattttgaaaaataaatcagtaaataattttttttttctttaaacgtcATATAATTACACTATGGATTTCTAAACAGGATGAatgaattaacaaataaatgttattcaaactgtaaaactgttgatatgaaatattaaaaatgtgaaatactttttttttatttttgtctttaaaatctTTACAGACATAATTAAACCAACtagatatttttgatcaataaagaAAGAAGATATGAATtacttttgatgttttatttgaaatttctACAGGTATGATTACACCTACCTGAGATATAAGCAAACTGAATAAGtagcataaataaatactgaaactaAGAAACTGTATTAATGTTTAAGCTGTGAAATGAAAACAACTGAAACTAAGAAATtgtatttaagtttaaaatatgacTTGCatattaatgtatacatttaatatcacattatattaaaGACACAACACATGGCAAATCttcttttgcattttattgctTATAAATGCTCTAGTctattttggtaaaaataaaattctataataataacaatattaataataatatcacaaacAGAACCTTCACAATAACTGTACATGACATATTGCACGATTAAAAGTTTTCATAATGGTCACAATAATATGTAGGGAGTTTACAGAGGTCTGGGTTCTTCTTTTTACAGATGTGTAACACTCATTCCACTGTTATTCACATTACACAGCAAAACCCCccggaagaaaagaaaagaaaagaaaagagagaaagaaaagcagAAGATGACAGCTGGCAGTGGATGTGGTCTGTTCCTCCAATCTCACCAGAGAGAAACACAGCAACggattaaaacacaaacatattcaaGACGCTTCCTAGATCCAGCACTACAGAGTCAAgtgtttcagaaataaaacaacagaacaaaaaactgtaataaataacaCCAAAAAACAGCCATCCAGCACATCCTGAGCCTCTGATGTGATGTGAGGATGTTCAGGCCTGTACGCCCTCCATGCTCAGCTCGGGATAGAGTTCTTTAAGCAGCATCTCCAACAAGATCTGAGGAGAAACAGAGAAAACTTCATGCACACTCAGTGTATTATCATCAATACATTCATCATCATTTCACCATTAGATGGCGCTTCAGTATTAtcacttaaagtgcccctattatggatttttaaaatgacctttcatgGGAGTGTGCAACACAGCtctcctgcaaagttttaaatctgaaagtgcaccatgtataaagttattgtctctcagaAGAAAGAGTCGACTGAATCactgaaacgagtcatttttaaaacgaatcccaagtcGTTTCATGATGACGTCAACATGacacattagcatattgcccgcccacttgttggtcttttcaaaTTTATTCTTTGCCACTAGATTCTGCTTTTGAAGCagtaaaaatagcggtttccccggtaacgctgtacacaaagcaacactgcgctcacaaacgctgctttatcagacattacaggctcatgatgaaatgaaaatgagaccaatcaaccaatcaccgcagattagcttCACGCagaggaggggtttggaaaaatgaatcgttgagtgaatcgtttgggagtcgttgagcaagtaaggtcaaaataaatgcatattataagacaatgacaacctgttgttggggactcccaaatcCAAAATAtgaacccataataggggcacttaaaAACCCTTTATTTGAGGGATTTTTAATCCCTATGgctaaaatgaatgtgaaaaacactttatgaaaccaaggctgctaaaaaataaaagcaagcaGTCACTGTTCAGCTCTATATTCAGCAGAAATTAAGTGTGGTGGATGGAAGATGCATGGCTACAAGATCATGGCCTTTATCACATTAGTTGTTTCAGAGGCAAAGAAAGTTCCAATGCTATTCAGTGAAGATTATACTTCCTCCGAATAACATGTGCTGATGAATTAGCAACAGAAACAGAGACATTTATTTGTCAAGTACATCTAATCTTCATCTTGTCTGCAAATGAACAGTGAAAACAGCTCGAGTGACACTCCATTCAAGTTCATCACTACCACCTTCCCTGTGACAGATCTGTCATGTCATGAGAGCGTTTCGACAGAAAGCAGAAACGAGAACATCCGCTGACTGAAAGTGAAAGCCTGAGATATAAATAAACTGGAGCAGGGTTAACGGTCAGTCCCAGAGCGCTAGGTGACTTACGTAGAGAAGATGTCTGTTGGCACTGGTCTCCTGAAGTGCATTAAAGATCCTGATGATCCCGTATCTCGCGTTCTGCTGCCCCACGAGATTCTGAAGTGCATCTAAACAACAAAAACCAGCATTTTGGCTCTCATTACACAGTCTCTGCTGTCCAGCTTTCCAACGAAAGATTGAATTCCTCATTAAAAAGCAGTTTTGATCGTGGTGAGTCTCTGTAGTGTGGGCCTGTGAGAGCCGGAGAGTGAAGCAGTATTGTTGAGCGCTCTGAGCTCAGGCAGGTGTAATTGCTCTCGCTGGAGTGTGTTTTAAGTGTCCCGCTCTAATTAAAAAGCACCATGCAGACAGAAACAGCAATGAAGCCTTTTACATTAACAGCGTCGCACTTTAACACACAATAAAACCTTTTTTCCAGGGTGACTGAATCGGCACAGGATTagtttttgtattcattttcatttaaaaaaaggtttcaacaatatttatatttacaaaacttattttatgacaatatttataaatacaaatggtCAGCTAGGCAGCAATGCCTTTTCACACCTATTGTTTCTAATCAcaacagctgtaaaaaaaaataaaaaaaaataataataataataataatgcaacagGAATTACCGTCATtacaaactgtgaaaaaaaaaaaaagagcttgttGAATGTCGTTAGTGACtacttaataatatttttttattcaacgtCTTTCAAAGTTCATATAGTTTtcgttaaatgaaataaagctgaaacaaaacataaaatcaatcaaataaaaccttaaaattaaaaaaccttgaaaaataaaaagcaaacaaaaaaaaaaaaaacttaagcacTAAAATTAGCGAGGGAaatgctttggcaactagctgaaataaaataagcttaagcactaaaattactgaaactgaaataaaaataaagctaaatagaaaaaaaaaaaagacaaaagcataaaGTTACTGAAATGGTAGAGGCttcaa
The Cyprinus carpio isolate SPL01 chromosome B14, ASM1834038v1, whole genome shotgun sequence DNA segment above includes these coding regions:
- the LOC109092560 gene encoding LRP2-binding protein, producing MDCRELNSTEKTRASKLLNEINEIYQDIREESIQPETTGGSVENTMILLKEKSERGDSQAAFLLGQLHYEEGRYAEAEIIFDGIKDEDPRALYQLAVLYYDGLGTKEDLSKAIEYMRKVAFWDSSEVGCIRYAALYNLGRSYLEGFGVEASSAEAERLWLLAADDGNPNASVKAQSSLGMFYCRPETLDLRKAFSWHSEACGNGSLESQGALGVMYLYGHGVQKDPDAALFCLKEAAERGNVYAQGHLTACYYHRKLYSRAAALGERVCGYEDISAIARHTDCLEEYIRKGIAIAMFYYARCLQLGRGVLKNRDRVKSYFTQAARIDPEICKELKINHSHYIIAEIDGYTQNPPEEKKRKEKRERKAEDDSWQWMWSVPPISPERNTATD